In the Pedosphaera parvula Ellin514 genome, one interval contains:
- a CDS encoding erythromycin esterase family protein: protein MALGISSSLIDLIREVAIPLTGSSCDYDFLLESIGDARFVLLGEATHGTHEFYRTRAEITKRLIIEKGFTAVAVEADWPDAHRVNRYIRSDSEDVEASEALGNFKRFPLWMWRNADVLDLVGWLREHNDQVNANEKRVGFYGMDLYSLHASIRAVLDYLDRIDPDAGKRARGRYSCFEQHGENPQAYGYAASFDLSESCQQEAVSELVELRRRAGAYLAGDGRLAEDEFFYAEQNARLVKNAEEYYRVMFQGHIESWNLRDRHMAETLEALSLHLERQVHSPKIVVWAHNSHLGDARATQMGDRGEWNVGQLVRERHGSQAVLVGFTTYHGTVTAASEWDEPAQLKRVRSALRGSYETLFHETGVSNFLLPLQEERELKESLQEARLERAIGVIYRPETERMSHYFHARLSEQFDFIIHFDKTRAVEPLERTMHWEPHDPDETYPFGV, encoded by the coding sequence ATGGCCCTAGGCATTTCCAGTTCCCTGATCGATTTAATTCGTGAAGTTGCCATACCTCTGACGGGTTCCAGTTGTGACTACGACTTTTTATTGGAATCGATCGGAGATGCGCGGTTTGTACTTTTGGGAGAAGCCACCCATGGTACGCATGAATTCTATCGAACCCGGGCGGAGATTACAAAGAGACTGATAATAGAGAAGGGGTTCACAGCCGTGGCGGTGGAGGCCGATTGGCCGGATGCACATCGGGTGAACCGATACATTCGAAGTGATAGTGAAGATGTTGAGGCCAGCGAGGCGCTGGGAAATTTCAAGCGCTTTCCCTTATGGATGTGGCGGAATGCCGATGTTCTCGACCTCGTCGGGTGGTTGCGTGAACATAACGATCAGGTAAATGCCAATGAGAAAAGGGTGGGGTTTTACGGCATGGATTTATACAGTCTTCATGCCTCAATCAGGGCCGTATTGGACTATTTGGACAGGATTGATCCTGATGCTGGAAAGCGAGCGAGGGGCCGCTATTCCTGTTTTGAGCAGCATGGGGAGAATCCTCAAGCTTATGGTTATGCCGCGAGCTTTGATTTGAGCGAATCGTGTCAACAGGAGGCGGTAAGCGAGTTGGTCGAACTGCGGCGGCGCGCGGGAGCGTATCTTGCAGGTGATGGGCGCCTTGCAGAAGATGAATTCTTTTACGCGGAGCAGAATGCGCGGCTGGTGAAAAATGCTGAGGAATATTATCGGGTGATGTTCCAGGGCCATATTGAATCCTGGAACCTTCGTGACCGCCATATGGCTGAAACCTTGGAGGCCCTGTCGTTACACCTCGAAAGGCAGGTGCATAGTCCAAAAATTGTCGTCTGGGCGCATAACTCCCATCTGGGTGATGCCCGTGCGACCCAAATGGGTGATCGAGGAGAGTGGAATGTGGGACAACTGGTTCGTGAGAGACATGGTTCCCAGGCGGTACTGGTTGGCTTTACAACCTATCACGGCACGGTAACGGCTGCTTCTGAATGGGATGAACCGGCGCAACTCAAACGTGTGCGTTCGGCTTTGCGGGGGAGTTACGAAACTCTTTTTCATGAAACTGGCGTATCAAATTTCCTGCTACCGTTGCAGGAGGAACGGGAGTTGAAGGAGAGTCTGCAAGAAGCCCGCCTCGAAAGAGCGATTGGGGTGATTTATCGACCTGAAACAGAACGAATGAGTCACTATTTCCATGCCCGGCTATCAGAGCAGTTTGATTTCATTATACACTTTGATAAGACCCGGGCGGTCGAACCTTTGGAAAGAACAATGCATTGGGAGCCGCACGACCCTGACGAAACATATCCGTTCGGAGTGTAA
- a CDS encoding phosphoribosyltransferase — protein sequence MADLFSDRTEAGQILATRLRYLADRPDVVVLALPRGGVPVGFEVAEELHVPLDIFVVRKLGVPGHEELAMGAIASGGIRVVNEKVVDMLGISEQLIMQAAEQEWSELQRREMLYRNGKPPAHIQGKIAILIDDGLATGASMRAAVLALRQQRPAGIIVAVPVAAPETCAAFETEVEQTVCLETPEPFYAVGLYYRHFPQVSDEEVREMINQCAEDVATMGAHSHGANGEI from the coding sequence ATGGCAGATTTATTTTCCGACCGAACCGAAGCAGGTCAAATACTTGCAACCCGCCTGAGGTATCTGGCTGATCGCCCGGATGTGGTGGTGCTTGCCCTCCCGCGAGGCGGTGTGCCTGTGGGTTTCGAGGTGGCTGAAGAATTACATGTGCCGTTGGATATTTTTGTTGTGCGCAAGCTTGGTGTTCCGGGACACGAAGAGTTGGCGATGGGAGCAATCGCGTCTGGTGGAATCCGGGTTGTGAACGAAAAAGTGGTGGATATGCTCGGCATTTCGGAGCAACTCATCATGCAGGCAGCTGAGCAGGAATGGAGTGAGTTGCAAAGACGGGAAATGCTTTATCGCAACGGCAAGCCGCCAGCACATATTCAAGGGAAGATTGCCATTTTAATAGATGACGGGCTGGCCACCGGCGCCAGCATGCGTGCGGCCGTGCTTGCGTTAAGACAACAGCGACCTGCAGGCATCATCGTGGCGGTGCCGGTCGCGGCCCCGGAAACCTGCGCGGCTTTTGAAACAGAAGTTGAACAAACCGTTTGCCTTGAAACACCAGAACCGTTTTATGCGGTCGGGCTGTATTACCGCCATTTCCCCCAGGTAAGTGACGAGGAAGTGCGGGAAATGATAAATCAATGCGCCGAAGATGTCGCCACGATGGGAGCGCACTCGCATGGAGCAAATGGCGAAATATAA
- a CDS encoding response regulator transcription factor, whose amino-acid sequence MKKIHVLLADDHMVVRQGLRALLTTEEDIEVVGEAETGRQAVEMARQLNPDVVLMDIVMPSLNGLEAARQITKQMPDCKVLILSSYGDDEYVQRLTEVGATGYLIKQTAADDLLKAIRDVERGKTVFSPSIASRFQDTRKDALGKTQTLQLRTEHLTSREAEVLQLIAEGQTNKQIAFELGISAKTVEKHRQQVMNKLKIHDVAGLTRYALSKGIIKANAELKLS is encoded by the coding sequence GTGAAAAAAATACACGTTCTTTTGGCTGACGACCACATGGTAGTTCGACAAGGCCTGCGTGCTTTGTTAACAACGGAAGAGGATATTGAAGTTGTTGGCGAAGCAGAAACAGGCCGGCAAGCCGTGGAAATGGCCAGACAACTGAACCCGGATGTGGTCTTAATGGACATCGTAATGCCATCCCTTAACGGACTGGAGGCAGCACGCCAGATCACGAAGCAAATGCCTGATTGCAAGGTTCTCATTCTGTCTTCATATGGCGATGACGAATACGTTCAACGCCTTACCGAGGTGGGCGCGACTGGCTACCTCATTAAACAAACGGCTGCAGACGATTTGCTCAAAGCCATCCGTGATGTGGAAAGGGGCAAAACTGTTTTCAGTCCTTCCATCGCGAGCAGATTTCAAGATACCCGGAAGGATGCTCTGGGAAAAACCCAAACGCTTCAATTACGCACGGAACATCTCACCTCCAGGGAGGCTGAAGTACTGCAGTTGATTGCGGAAGGTCAAACAAACAAGCAAATTGCGTTCGAATTGGGGATCAGCGCCAAAACAGTTGAGAAACACCGTCAGCAGGTGATGAATAAACTGAAAATCCACGATGTCGCAGGTCTCACCCGATATGCTTTGTCGAAGGGCATTATTAAGGCGAACGCCGAGTTGAAGCTCAGTTAA